Genomic DNA from Deltaproteobacteria bacterium CG11_big_fil_rev_8_21_14_0_20_49_13:
AAGAAGATGTCGATGTTTAGAGGTCTTATAGGGCCGGAAGACATACCCGTTAAATTGGCGGAAGAAGACCTATCCTCTTGAACACGTCGTTCTCGTCGTGTCCCAGTTTTGCGAGAATATCCCCCACCTGGTCCAGCGTGATGTCCCTGCCGGCGGGAAACTTTGCCAGCTGGTCGATTATGTCGTACATGGGGACCTTTATCTCCTTCGCTATTATCTCAAGCAGCGTGAACGGAAAGAAATCCCTTTCTTTGTAGGCAAGGTACGCCTCGCTTGCGGGTGCGTCGGGGAAATATTGAAGGAGCTTTAGATATATTTCGTCGGCGGCGTCAAGAAGGACCCTTTCGTTGAAAGGACATTTGTAACCAGCTTTTTTAAGGAGGAGGGCAAGGATCTCCAGAGGGACGTTGCCGCTTCCGCGCCCCACACCGTGAAGGCTTGCGTCCACAAAGTCGGCCCCGGATTCGATGGCGGCCAGGGTGTTAGCTACAGCAAGTCCTAAGTTGTTGTGCGCGTGAAAACCGACCGGTCTTTTAGACGCCTCTTTGGCGTAGCCGATATATTCCGGAACGAGGGAAGGCACCAGACAGCCCGCGGTGTCGACCACATATATAACGTCGGCGCCGTACTCCGCGAGCTTTTTTGCGGCAACGGAGACGCTTTTTGGAGCGATACTTGTCGAGCGCATTATCTGCGCAAAGACCTTGAGCCCCATTTTTTTGCATGCGGGGATCAGGTATTTGAGCGTTTCGGGAAATACCACGTTGCAGGCGAGCCTTACAAAATCGAGCTGCTTTGCCACCAGCTTCAGGTCCTCTAACCTGAATATGGGAGGACTTCCTATCACGCCGAGCTTCAGAGGTTTCTTGGCCCCTTTGAGGGCCGCCCTTGCCGCCTTGATCTGTTCTTCGTCCGAGGTCTCGCAGGGCATTCCCGCCTTGCCGGCGCCGAAGCCGACGCCGTGGCCTATTTCGACCCATTCAACGCCTATCTTTTGCAGCTTTTTTACAATGTCCTTGACGTTCCCTGCCGTGAACTTGAACGCCACGGCGTAGGAGCCGTCCCTTACCGTTACGTCTATTATGTTTATCTTTCTGCCTGCCATATTGGCTCCTTTTGTAGCACCAAAAAGACCCGATTCATAGAAAATTGTAACGTTCGTTCCTTATGATACCGTCCCAGTAGGGGACTATCTTTTTGTCCCTTGTTACCGTATCGAGATTGAGCCCTCTTATCTCTTCGTAGTCAATGTTGTGACTGTCCGGCCATGAAAAGAGGACGAGCGCAAAGACAGGCCGTCTTGGGTCCCGCGGGTCGAACGAGACAAGCCTTGAGGCGTTGGGCTTTCCGACATATTTGGAGAGGTATCTCTCCATCATGCAAGGCTCGCTCTTTAGTCCAAGCTTTTGCGATATGACGGGGTCCATAAGGAACCCAAAATATTCAATATTGAAATAGTAGGCGTTGGGAAA
This window encodes:
- a CDS encoding 4-hydroxy-2-oxovalerate aldolase; this encodes MAGRKINIIDVTVRDGSYAVAFKFTAGNVKDIVKKLQKIGVEWVEIGHGVGFGAGKAGMPCETSDEEQIKAARAALKGAKKPLKLGVIGSPPIFRLEDLKLVAKQLDFVRLACNVVFPETLKYLIPACKKMGLKVFAQIMRSTSIAPKSVSVAAKKLAEYGADVIYVVDTAGCLVPSLVPEYIGYAKEASKRPVGFHAHNNLGLAVANTLAAIESGADFVDASLHGVGRGSGNVPLEILALLLKKAGYKCPFNERVLLDAADEIYLKLLQYFPDAPASEAYLAYKERDFFPFTLLEIIAKEIKVPMYDIIDQLAKFPAGRDITLDQVGDILAKLGHDENDVFKRIGLLPPI